In a single window of the Mus musculus strain C57BL/6J chromosome 6, GRCm38.p6 C57BL/6J genome:
- the Klrc2 gene encoding killer cell lectin-like receptor subfamily C, member 2 isoform 2 (NKG2-C; isoform 2 is encoded by transcript variant 2), producing MSHLLGTEQASEPRKATKKTQAQFRFSNAAGDRLLEFSLQHASQKHLKASRHGYCKNFASPPEKLIAGILGTIWFTLLIALVISTRIVSPSQPCPHCPKEWISYSHNCYFIGMERKSWNDSLGSCLSKNCSLLHIDSEEEQDFLQSLSLVSWTGILRKGRGQAWDWKKDSIFKPKIAEISHDECNCAMMSASGLTADNCTTLHPYLCKCKFPI from the exons ATGAGTCACCTGCTTGGAACTGAACAGGCCTCAGAACCCAGGAAAGCCACAAAGAAAACCCAGGCGCAGTTCCGTTTCAGTAATGCAGCAGGAGATCGCCTGCTGGAGTTTAGCCTTCAACATGCTTCCCAGAAGCATCTGAAGGCCAGCAGGCATGGCTACTGCAAAA ATTTTGCATCACCTCCAGAGAAGCTCATCGCTGGAATCCTGGGCACCATCTGGTTTACCTTATTGATTGCTCTAGTAATCTCAACCAGAATTGTTTCTCCAT CACAGCCTTGTCCTCATTGTCCAAAGGAGTGGATATCATATTCTCACAATTGTTATTTCATTGGTATGGAGAGAAAATCTTGGAATGACAGTTTGGGGTCCTGCCTTTCCAAAAACTGTAGTCTGCTTCACATAGATAGTGAAGAGGAGCAG GATTTTCTGCAATCTCTTTCACTGGTCTCATGGACTGGAATCCTTCGGAAGGGCAGAGGTCAGGCCTGGGACTGGAAAAAAGACTCAATTTTCAAACCAAA GATAGCAGAGATTTCCCATGATGAATGTAACTGTGCCATGATGTCAGCTTCTGGTCTCACAGCAGACAACTGTACAACTTTACATCCATATCTTTGTAAGTGTAAATTCCCCATCTGA
- the Klrc2 gene encoding killer cell lectin-like receptor subfamily C, member 2 isoform X1, producing the protein MSHLLGTEQASEPRKATKKTQAQFRFSNAAGDRLLEFSLQHASQKHLKASRHGYCKNFASPPEKLIAGILGTIWFTLLIALVISTRIVSPYAELKKQIHPFLVRTQKGSHALLSKDINYTLSSAQPCPHCPKEWISYSHNCYFIGMERKSWNDSLGSCLSKNCSLLHIDSEEEQDFLQSLSLVSWTGILRKGRGQAWDWKKDSIFKPKIAEISHDECNCAMMSASGLTADNCTTLHPYLCKCKFPI; encoded by the exons ATGAGTCACCTGCTTGGAACTGAACAGGCCTCAGAACCCAGGAAAGCCACAAAGAAAACCCAGGCGCAGTTCCGTTTCAGTAATGCAGCAGGAGATCGCCTGCTGGAGTTTAGCCTTCAACATGCTTCCCAGAAGCATCTGAAGGCCAGCAGGCATGGCTACTGCAAAA ATTTTGCATCACCTCCAGAGAAGCTCATCGCTGGAATCCTGGGCACCATCTGGTTTACCTTATTGATTGCTCTAGTAATCTCAACCAGAATTGTTTCTCCAT ATGCTGAACTGAAGAAGCAGATCCACCCCTTCTTGGTTAGAACCCAGAAAGGCTCACACGCCTTGCTCTCCAAAG ATATAAACTACACTCTATCTTCAGCACAGCCTTGTCCTCATTGTCCAAAGGAGTGGATATCATATTCTCACAATTGTTATTTCATTGGTATGGAGAGAAAATCTTGGAATGACAGTTTGGGGTCCTGCCTTTCCAAAAACTGTAGTCTGCTTCACATAGATAGTGAAGAGGAGCAG GATTTTCTGCAATCTCTTTCACTGGTCTCATGGACTGGAATCCTTCGGAAGGGCAGAGGTCAGGCCTGGGACTGGAAAAAAGACTCAATTTTCAAACCAAA GATAGCAGAGATTTCCCATGATGAATGTAACTGTGCCATGATGTCAGCTTCTGGTCTCACAGCAGACAACTGTACAACTTTACATCCATATCTTTGTAAGTGTAAATTCCCCATCTGA
- the Klrc2 gene encoding killer cell lectin-like receptor subfamily C, member 2 isoform 1 (isoform 1 is encoded by transcript variant 1), with protein MSHLLGTEQASEPRKATKKTQAQFRFSNAAGDRLLEFSLQHASQKHLKASRHGYCKNFASPPEKLIAGILGTIWFTLLIALVISTRIVSPYAELKKQIHPFLVRTQKGSHALLSKAQPCPHCPKEWISYSHNCYFIGMERKSWNDSLGSCLSKNCSLLHIDSEEEQDFLQSLSLVSWTGILRKGRGQAWDWKKDSIFKPKIAEISHDECNCAMMSASGLTADNCTTLHPYLCKCKFPI; from the exons ATGAGTCACCTGCTTGGAACTGAACAGGCCTCAGAACCCAGGAAAGCCACAAAGAAAACCCAGGCGCAGTTCCGTTTCAGTAATGCAGCAGGAGATCGCCTGCTGGAGTTTAGCCTTCAACATGCTTCCCAGAAGCATCTGAAGGCCAGCAGGCATGGCTACTGCAAAA ATTTTGCATCACCTCCAGAGAAGCTCATCGCTGGAATCCTGGGCACCATCTGGTTTACCTTATTGATTGCTCTAGTAATCTCAACCAGAATTGTTTCTCCAT ATGCTGAACTGAAGAAGCAGATCCACCCCTTCTTGGTTAGAACCCAGAAAGGCTCACACGCCTTGCTCTCCAAAG CACAGCCTTGTCCTCATTGTCCAAAGGAGTGGATATCATATTCTCACAATTGTTATTTCATTGGTATGGAGAGAAAATCTTGGAATGACAGTTTGGGGTCCTGCCTTTCCAAAAACTGTAGTCTGCTTCACATAGATAGTGAAGAGGAGCAG GATTTTCTGCAATCTCTTTCACTGGTCTCATGGACTGGAATCCTTCGGAAGGGCAGAGGTCAGGCCTGGGACTGGAAAAAAGACTCAATTTTCAAACCAAA GATAGCAGAGATTTCCCATGATGAATGTAACTGTGCCATGATGTCAGCTTCTGGTCTCACAGCAGACAACTGTACAACTTTACATCCATATCTTTGTAAGTGTAAATTCCCCATCTGA